The genomic segment TTCATCACCGTGCCGACCACCGGTGAGGCCAACAGCCGCGGCAACGAGGAACTGCTCCAGACCAAGTCGAAGGAGCTGTTCGAGGCGTTGATCGAAAACGGTCCCCTGCCTGATGAGAAAGCCCCCGCGCCACCGCCGTCGACACCGGCCGGCACCCAGAAGGGCCAAGCCAAGCCGGGGAACTAGTCCGGCTGAGATCGTTAGGCCGGATTCACGTCCGGTTCACCCAGCGATGCGGCGTTCGCGTGGTCCTGGCCGTATGGTGGCCGCATGCGCGAGGCTTACCACGTCGAACTCGAACAACTGGCCGACAAACTGGCGGCCATGTCCGTGCAGGTGGCGGATGCCATGGAGCGGGCGACCGCGGCCCTGCTCGACGTCGACCTCGCGGTCGCCGAGCAGGTGATCAGCGACGACGCCAAGGTCGACGACGCCAGGGCGGAGTGCGAGGAGCAGGCGTACGCGCTGCTGGCGCTGCAGGCGCCGGTGGCCACCGACCTGCGGACCGTGCTCGCGGCGATCCACGCGGCGGAAAGCCTGGAGCGCATGGGCGACCTGGCGCTGCACGTGGCCAAGGCCGCGCGGCGACGCCACCCGGAGCCGGTGCTGCCGGACCAGGTGCGGGGCTACTTCGCCGAAATGGGCCAGATCGCCGTGCGCCTGGCGCGGCAGGCGGAGCAGGTGATCAAGACCAAGGACGTCGACGCGGCCAAGGAGCTGGAGGCCGACGACGACCAGGTCGACGACATCCACAAGCACCTGTTCACCGTGCTGATGGACCGCGAATGGCCGCACGGCGTGGCCGCCGCGGTCGACGTCACGCTGCTGGGCCGGTTCTACGAGCGCTTCGCCGACCACGCGGTTTCGGTGGCGCGCCGGATGATCTTCGTGGTCACCGGCCGCATGCCCGGCTACGGCCCGGGTGACGAAGACCTGTAACCACCCTTCGCCGAAAGTGGCTCCGGAGCGATTCCGCTCCGGAGCCACTTTTCTTGTGCGGTCCACTGTGGATTTCGCCGGTGCCGGGGTGGTGGAAGCACGCGGCCGGCGTGGGGAACTGAGGCATGGGGTGGGGCTCGGGCAGCGTGGGCGTCGGGGTGGCGGGTGCGGGCTAGGGGCCAGGCCGGCGGATAGGGGTGGGCGGTCCCGCCGGGGCGGGGCGATGCTGTGGACGCGACATCCGGGACTTCACCGCCGCGTCAGGACAGGGGCCGCGAAATGACCGACAGGATCGACAACGCGTTGGACTGCTGGCGGCACCGGATGGACTGGCGGCCGGTGTCGGGCACCCCGCGGCTCTCGGGCCGCTGGGCGCTGGTGGTCGCCGATCTGGACGACGGCGCGCAGTTCGCCGCGGTGTTGCGGCAGTACGGGGCCGAGCCGATCCTGATCCCCGCCGGGAACCGCTCGGCGATGGCCGACTGCCTCCGGATCTTCCGCGGGTTGAACGGCGTGATTTCCCTGCTGGCACTGCAGGAATCCGATGAGGACCTGCCGCCGGGGGTGGCGAGCACGGTCTACCTGATGCAGGCGCTCGGCGACGCCGGGCTCGCCGTGCCGCTCTGGTGCGTCACGCGTGGCGCGATGACCACCGGCGGTGACCCCGTGCAGGCGCTGCTCTGGGGACTCGGCCGCGCCGCCGTGCTGGAGAACCCGCACCGGTGGGGCGGGCTCGTGGACCTGCCCGGCGATCTGGACGAGCACACCGCGCGCCACTTCGTCACCGCGTTGTCGCACGACGGCGGCGACAACCGGTTCGCCGTCCACAAAGACGGGCTCTACGCGGCTCGCACGGTCCGCGAGCCGGGGCACGACTGGACCCCGCGTGGCACCGTGCTGATCACCGGTGCCACCGGCGCGCTCGGCACCCGCGTCGCCCGCTGGGCCGCCGAACAGGGCGCGGACCACCTGGTGCTGGTCAGCCGTCGTGGCCCGGCGGCGACGGAAGCGGCGGAGCTGCGCAAACTCCTCGCCGGGACCCGGGTGACGATGGCCGCCGCCGACGTCACCGACGAGGCCTCGCTCGCCAGGGTCAAGGCGGAGTGCGGGCCGATCGACGCCGTGGTGCACACCGCCGGGCACGACCCCGTCGGCCCGCTGCCCGAACTCCGCCCGGCCGACCTGCTCACCAGGGTGGTCGGTGCCCGCAACCTGGATCGCGTGTTCGCCGGGACCACGCTGGACGCCTTCGTGCTCATGTCCACTTTGGACGGTGTGCGCGGGCGGCTCGGCCAGGGTGCGGCGGCGGCGACGAGCGCCTACTTGGCCGCGCTCGCCGCCCGCCGCCGCGCCAGGGGCGGCCGGGCCCACGCACTGGCGTACGACTGCCGCGTCACCGACGATCTGCGGATCTTCGTGTTCCCCGACGTGCTGGACAACCCCGGGCTGACTCACGACCTGCGCGAGCGTTCCGCCGATTTCGCGGCCACCTACGCCGAATGCGAGCGCCAGCTGGCCCGCTACACCGATCCCCTGCACGGCCGCGACTGGGCCACGATGGTCGCGCTCGCCGCGATGTGGCGGGCGCGCGGCGTCCGCCCGGCGCGCGTGCTCGGCCACGGTGCCGGCGAGATCGCGGCGGCCGTGGTCTCCGGCTCGCTCACCCTCGAAGAAGGCGCGAAGGCGATCGCCGTGCGGTCGCAGGAAATGGTCGCGGTTTCCCTGCCGGAAAGCGAAGTGGCCGACCGGATCGCCCGCTGGCAGGGCCGGATCGGCGTGCTCGCGGTGGAGGGGCCGGAATCGGTGGTCGTTTCCGGGGATCCGGCCGCGATCGACGAGCTGACCTTCCGCTTCCGCGCCGGTCGCATCACCGTGCGACGCCTCGTGCGTGCGTCGGCGGGCAACGCGGAGGCGTTCGAGCGCACGTTGGCCGCCTACCGCGCGCACGGTTACCGCCTCATCGAAATGACCACACCGCCGGTGCCCGCCGAGGACCGCCTGCACTGGCTGGAGGTGGGTTGATGGTGTTCGACCTGGTCGAACCGATCGCCGGCACCGGCGCACTGCTGTGCCGCGGTGATCTCCGCGCCGACACCCACCCCTGGCTCGCGGGCAAGCCGCTGCCCGCCGCGGTGCTGACCGAACTGCTCGCGCTCGCCGGTGCCGAAGCGGGCTGTCCTCACGTGCGTGAATTACGTGAGGAAGCAGAATTGGTGTTGCCCAAGGCCGGCGGCGTACGGTTCCAGTTACGGGTTGGCGCGCTGGAGAACGGAATGCGCGCTGTGCACCTGTACACCAGGAACAGTGACGACTGGGTCCGGCACGCGACCGGTGTGCTGGAACCGGGAACCGAGGCGGAGATCATCGAGGAAGACTGGCACCCGCGGGCGCCGGCGGGCCGGGAAGCCGGGCCGGAGCTGAGCATCGTGCCGTTCCGGACCGCCGAACAGGCGCGGGAACTCCTGCGCAGCGGGCAGTTCGCCCCCGAACGGCTGGTGTTCGCCGACGAGCACGAAGCGACCGTGCAGGTACTGCCCGAGGTGCTCGGCTCGGCGACACCGCCGCT from the Amycolatopsis magusensis genome contains:
- the phoU gene encoding phosphate signaling complex protein PhoU gives rise to the protein MREAYHVELEQLADKLAAMSVQVADAMERATAALLDVDLAVAEQVISDDAKVDDARAECEEQAYALLALQAPVATDLRTVLAAIHAAESLERMGDLALHVAKAARRRHPEPVLPDQVRGYFAEMGQIAVRLARQAEQVIKTKDVDAAKELEADDDQVDDIHKHLFTVLMDREWPHGVAAAVDVTLLGRFYERFADHAVSVARRMIFVVTGRMPGYGPGDEDL
- a CDS encoding SDR family NAD(P)-dependent oxidoreductase; amino-acid sequence: MTDRIDNALDCWRHRMDWRPVSGTPRLSGRWALVVADLDDGAQFAAVLRQYGAEPILIPAGNRSAMADCLRIFRGLNGVISLLALQESDEDLPPGVASTVYLMQALGDAGLAVPLWCVTRGAMTTGGDPVQALLWGLGRAAVLENPHRWGGLVDLPGDLDEHTARHFVTALSHDGGDNRFAVHKDGLYAARTVREPGHDWTPRGTVLITGATGALGTRVARWAAEQGADHLVLVSRRGPAATEAAELRKLLAGTRVTMAAADVTDEASLARVKAECGPIDAVVHTAGHDPVGPLPELRPADLLTRVVGARNLDRVFAGTTLDAFVLMSTLDGVRGRLGQGAAAATSAYLAALAARRRARGGRAHALAYDCRVTDDLRIFVFPDVLDNPGLTHDLRERSADFAATYAECERQLARYTDPLHGRDWATMVALAAMWRARGVRPARVLGHGAGEIAAAVVSGSLTLEEGAKAIAVRSQEMVAVSLPESEVADRIARWQGRIGVLAVEGPESVVVSGDPAAIDELTFRFRAGRITVRRLVRASAGNAEAFERTLAAYRAHGYRLIEMTTPPVPAEDRLHWLEVG